The Mycolicibacterium smegmatis genome has a window encoding:
- a CDS encoding maleylpyruvate isomerase family mycothiol-dependent enzyme: MDSDTIWRHVDEQRGQLADLLDTLKPEQWSAPSLCAGWTVRDVAVHVTQVNVSRGEYVRAAIRSRFRFDAMISRMAVTDTSDPATITARLRAIVGDRGRPPFTKEVDPLMDVLVHTQDICVPLGIEHPMPVDAAVAVAQRLWGMKFPLNPQRDLPGYRFVATDAGFTAGPEWGALREAPIHDIVLMLSRRLSIPDSEPDPDE; the protein is encoded by the coding sequence ATGGACTCCGACACGATCTGGCGACATGTCGACGAACAACGTGGACAGCTCGCAGATCTCCTGGACACCCTCAAGCCCGAACAGTGGTCGGCGCCGTCGCTGTGCGCGGGCTGGACCGTGCGTGACGTCGCGGTGCACGTCACGCAGGTGAACGTCAGCCGCGGCGAATACGTGCGCGCCGCGATCAGGTCGAGATTCCGGTTCGACGCCATGATCAGCCGGATGGCCGTGACCGACACCTCCGACCCGGCGACCATCACCGCGCGGTTGCGCGCCATCGTCGGCGATCGCGGGCGCCCGCCCTTCACCAAAGAGGTCGACCCGCTCATGGATGTCCTGGTCCACACCCAGGACATCTGCGTACCGCTCGGGATCGAGCATCCGATGCCCGTCGACGCCGCCGTCGCCGTGGCACAACGGTTGTGGGGCATGAAGTTTCCCCTCAACCCCCAGCGCGACCTGCCGGGTTACCGGTTCGTCGCCACCGATGCCGGCTTCACTGCAGGACCGGAGTGGGGTGCCCTGCGCGAGGCACCCATCCACGACATCGTGCTGATGCTCAGTCGACGGCTCAGCATTCCGGACTCCGAGCCCGATCCCGACGAGTGA
- a CDS encoding TetR/AcrR family transcriptional regulator, whose translation MRSEEGVEVSASAELEIDVKTRILDAAADAFMVHGFANTTIDDIAEQVGATKGLIYYHFRSKFDIFLAVYEDGMRRVRERVEPHAGGAGTGRERLAAMSVAHLENLMTELGYHHVVHQGVRYQASTALKIRQRDALAALNELRRDYELMFRRVVAEGIADGSLRVVDEALATRTLLSNLNAVDMWYRRIEGQTLDEINELATNVVDLLITGMANPQGRPR comes from the coding sequence ATGCGGTCGGAAGAGGGAGTCGAAGTGAGCGCGAGCGCCGAACTGGAAATCGACGTCAAGACCCGGATCCTCGATGCGGCCGCCGACGCGTTCATGGTCCACGGGTTCGCCAACACCACCATCGACGACATCGCCGAGCAGGTGGGGGCCACCAAGGGCCTGATCTACTACCACTTCCGGTCGAAGTTCGACATCTTCCTGGCCGTGTACGAGGACGGTATGCGCCGGGTCCGCGAACGCGTCGAACCGCATGCGGGCGGAGCGGGGACCGGGCGGGAGCGTCTGGCGGCGATGTCGGTCGCGCACCTGGAGAACCTGATGACCGAACTCGGGTACCACCACGTCGTGCATCAAGGCGTGCGCTACCAGGCCTCGACCGCGCTGAAGATCCGGCAGCGCGACGCACTCGCCGCGCTCAACGAACTCCGGCGCGATTACGAGCTGATGTTCCGGCGTGTGGTGGCCGAAGGTATCGCCGACGGTTCCCTACGCGTCGTCGACGAGGCACTTGCCACCCGCACACTGCTGAGCAACCTCAACGCCGTCGACATGTGGTACCGCAGGATCGAGGGGCAGACCCTCGACGAGATCAACGAACTCGCGACCAACGTGGTCGACCTGTTGATCACCGGTATGGCGAACCCGCAGGGCCGACCTCGCTGA
- a CDS encoding glycoside hydrolase family 16 protein, with the protein MANVDRRQMLLLSGLGATAAVLPVPRAAAVPNQTAASYVFADEFDGPAGSAPSAAKWTIAKARETIQDPTYWEQPGRIGQYRNDRRNVFLDGKSNLVIRAAKDGDTYYSAKLASVWEGGAGHTWEARIKFNCLTAGAWPAFWLGNTGEGELDIIEWYGNGSWPSATTVHAKSNGGEWKTHNIAVDNGWHRWRTQWDAEGARFWLDYTDGAQPYFEVAASSLPDWPFDQPGYTMFVVLNLAVAGSGGGDPSGGTYPADMLVDWVRVW; encoded by the coding sequence GTGGCCAACGTGGATCGTCGACAGATGCTGCTGTTGTCAGGGTTGGGCGCGACGGCAGCGGTGCTGCCGGTGCCGCGTGCGGCCGCCGTACCGAACCAGACGGCGGCGTCGTATGTGTTCGCCGACGAGTTCGACGGGCCCGCGGGGTCGGCACCCAGTGCGGCGAAGTGGACCATCGCGAAGGCCCGCGAGACCATCCAGGATCCGACGTACTGGGAGCAGCCCGGCCGCATCGGCCAGTACCGCAACGATCGCCGCAATGTCTTCCTCGACGGCAAGTCCAACCTCGTGATCCGCGCGGCGAAGGACGGCGACACCTACTACAGCGCCAAGCTCGCCAGCGTATGGGAGGGCGGCGCGGGCCACACCTGGGAGGCCCGCATCAAGTTCAACTGCCTCACCGCGGGCGCCTGGCCGGCGTTCTGGCTGGGCAACACAGGCGAGGGCGAACTGGACATCATCGAGTGGTACGGCAACGGCAGCTGGCCCTCGGCCACCACGGTGCATGCGAAATCCAATGGCGGCGAATGGAAGACGCACAACATCGCCGTCGACAACGGCTGGCACCGGTGGCGCACGCAATGGGACGCCGAGGGTGCCCGCTTCTGGCTGGACTACACCGACGGCGCGCAACCGTACTTCGAGGTCGCCGCGAGTTCACTGCCCGACTGGCCGTTCGACCAACCGGGTTACACGATGTTCGTGGTGCTCAACCTCGCGGTGGCGGGCTCGGGCGGCGGCGATCCCAGCGGGGGCACCTACCCGGCCGACATGCTCGTCGACTGGGTGCGCGTCTGGTAG
- a CDS encoding long-chain fatty acid--CoA ligase yields MQDRPLSLPLLMSGLDGRFSHKTVTTNHPDAPTVATYGAVAQRVRRLAGVLDALAVPVGARVGSFGWNTQRHLELYLAVPCTNRVLHTVNHRLFADDIVYIVNDAADDVLFVDRSLLDVVWPLVGRFTTVRHVIVMDDGSGPQIPDGAHDYEHLLAEARPVARFEVSDERTAAALCYTSGTTGRPKGVLYDHRSIVLHAMSLLMADAFGIGEADVVMPIVPMFHVNAWGLPYAAVMSGASLVLPGPAMQPASLAESLDTAGVTFAAAVTTVWRNVLPHLSGRSLPSVRRLVSGGGPLPESLSRRYASEIGVPLCSSWGMTETSPLVCSARIPTGHSGDEVETLCLPGVSIPLVELRLQRDDGSFAPHDGKSSGELQVAGPTIASGYYGATDGSAAFTEDGWLRTGDVATIDAHGLVRIVDRIKDLIKSGGEWISSVELENAIMTCPAVAEAAVVGAPHERWGERPLAFVVPAAGHDATPDLVRDHLQQRVARWWIPDDIVIVDELPKTATGKISKRALRQNLCAPAG; encoded by the coding sequence ATGCAAGACCGACCGCTGAGCCTGCCCCTGCTGATGTCCGGTTTGGACGGCCGGTTCAGCCACAAGACCGTCACGACGAACCATCCGGATGCTCCGACCGTGGCGACGTACGGTGCTGTCGCCCAGCGGGTTCGCCGTCTCGCCGGGGTGCTCGACGCGCTCGCGGTCCCCGTGGGCGCGCGGGTCGGCAGCTTCGGGTGGAACACGCAGCGTCACCTCGAGCTGTACCTGGCGGTGCCCTGCACCAACCGTGTACTGCACACCGTCAACCATCGTCTCTTCGCCGACGACATCGTGTACATCGTCAACGACGCGGCCGACGACGTGCTGTTCGTCGACCGCTCGCTGCTGGATGTGGTGTGGCCCTTGGTCGGCCGGTTCACCACGGTGCGCCACGTGATCGTGATGGACGACGGCAGCGGCCCGCAGATCCCCGACGGTGCGCATGATTACGAACACCTGCTCGCCGAGGCTCGGCCCGTCGCACGTTTCGAGGTGTCCGACGAACGCACGGCTGCCGCGCTCTGCTACACCTCAGGCACCACGGGTCGCCCCAAGGGCGTGCTGTACGACCATCGTTCGATCGTGTTGCACGCCATGAGCCTGCTGATGGCCGACGCCTTCGGTATCGGCGAAGCCGACGTGGTGATGCCGATCGTGCCGATGTTCCACGTCAACGCGTGGGGTCTGCCCTACGCGGCGGTGATGTCGGGCGCGTCGCTGGTGCTGCCCGGGCCTGCGATGCAGCCAGCATCCCTGGCCGAGTCGCTCGACACCGCGGGTGTGACGTTCGCGGCCGCGGTGACCACGGTGTGGCGCAACGTGTTACCGCATCTTTCTGGCCGTTCCCTGCCGTCGGTGCGCCGCCTCGTCAGCGGCGGAGGCCCGCTCCCGGAAAGCCTGTCGCGACGCTATGCCTCGGAGATCGGGGTGCCGCTGTGCAGTTCCTGGGGCATGACGGAGACCAGCCCGCTGGTGTGCAGCGCGCGGATCCCCACCGGGCACTCCGGCGACGAGGTCGAAACCCTCTGTCTGCCAGGAGTGTCCATCCCGTTGGTCGAGCTGCGCCTGCAGCGCGACGACGGCTCGTTCGCTCCCCACGACGGGAAGTCCTCCGGCGAACTGCAGGTTGCGGGCCCGACCATCGCGTCGGGATACTACGGCGCAACCGACGGATCTGCCGCCTTCACCGAGGACGGCTGGTTGCGCACGGGCGATGTCGCGACCATCGACGCCCACGGGCTGGTTCGGATCGTCGACCGCATCAAGGACCTCATCAAGTCGGGCGGCGAGTGGATCTCCTCGGTCGAACTGGAGAACGCGATCATGACCTGCCCCGCCGTGGCCGAAGCGGCCGTCGTCGGTGCACCGCACGAGCGGTGGGGTGAGCGCCCACTGGCGTTCGTCGTTCCCGCCGCCGGTCACGACGCGACGCCGGATCTGGTGCGCGACCACCTGCAACAGCGCGTCGCGCGGTGGTGGATACCCGACGACATCGTCATCGTCGACGAGCTTCCCAAGACCGCCACCGGGAAGATCTCGAAACGGGCCCTGCGGCAGAACCTCTGCGCACCCGCAGGCTGA
- a CDS encoding MarR family winged helix-turn-helix transcriptional regulator translates to MAAGQQRRPNLLLPLVRLTHLAESAIERVLADSSLKIEDWRVLDELAGRRTVPMSDLAQATLITGPTLTRTVDRLVSQGIIYRTADLHDRRRVLVALTPRGRTLRNRLVDAVAEAECAAFESCGLDVDQLRELVDTTSNLTS, encoded by the coding sequence ATGGCCGCCGGACAGCAGCGCCGCCCCAACCTCCTGCTGCCGTTGGTGCGTCTGACCCACCTCGCGGAGTCGGCGATCGAACGCGTGCTCGCGGACTCGTCGCTCAAGATCGAGGACTGGCGCGTGCTCGACGAGTTGGCCGGACGGCGCACCGTGCCCATGAGCGATCTCGCGCAGGCCACGCTGATCACGGGTCCGACTCTCACCAGAACCGTCGATCGCCTTGTGTCGCAAGGGATCATCTACCGGACTGCCGATCTGCATGACCGCCGGCGGGTGCTCGTGGCGTTGACCCCGCGGGGGCGGACGCTGCGCAACCGCCTGGTGGACGCGGTAGCCGAGGCCGAGTGTGCGGCTTTTGAATCGTGCGGGCTGGACGTCGACCAGTTGCGCGAACTCGTCGACACCACCTCGAATTTGACTTCGTAA
- the fmdA gene encoding formamidase → MPEVVFSVDHSKSMRDQAVPGHNRWHPDIPAAATVKPGSEFRIECKEWTDGQIGNNDSANDVRDVDLAPCHMLSGPIKVEGAEPGDLLIVDILDIGPVPQTNGPNCGEGWGYSGIFAKVNGGGFLTDYYPDAYKAIWDFHGQQCTSRHVPGVRYTGITHPGLFGTAPSPDLLAKWNERERALIATDPDRVPPLALPPLVDGTLGGTASGDLLQAIANDGARTVPPRENGGNHDIKNFTRGSRIFYPVFVEGAMLSGGDLHFSQGDGEINFCGAIEMGGFIDMHVDLIKGGMETYGVTTNPIFMPGRVEPLYSEWLTFIGISVDHAENRNAYMDATMAYRNACLNAIEYLKKWGYTGEQAYLILGTSPIEGRIGGVVDIPNACCSVFLPTEIFDFDIRPGGKGPQKVDRGQVAVTS, encoded by the coding sequence ATGCCCGAGGTAGTTTTCAGCGTCGACCATTCGAAATCCATGCGGGATCAGGCCGTTCCCGGCCACAACCGCTGGCATCCCGACATCCCGGCCGCCGCAACGGTCAAGCCCGGCAGTGAGTTCCGGATCGAGTGCAAGGAGTGGACCGACGGCCAGATCGGAAACAACGACTCGGCCAACGACGTTCGTGACGTCGACCTCGCGCCGTGCCACATGCTGTCCGGTCCGATCAAGGTCGAAGGTGCCGAGCCCGGCGACCTGCTGATCGTCGACATCCTCGACATCGGCCCGGTGCCGCAGACCAACGGACCGAACTGCGGTGAGGGCTGGGGTTATTCAGGCATCTTCGCGAAGGTGAACGGCGGCGGGTTCCTCACCGACTACTACCCGGACGCCTACAAGGCGATCTGGGACTTCCACGGTCAGCAGTGCACGTCGCGGCACGTGCCCGGGGTGCGCTACACCGGCATCACCCACCCGGGGCTGTTCGGCACCGCGCCGTCACCGGATCTGCTCGCGAAATGGAACGAGCGCGAACGTGCCCTGATCGCCACCGATCCGGACCGCGTGCCGCCGCTGGCGCTGCCGCCGCTGGTGGACGGGACGCTCGGCGGCACGGCCTCGGGTGATCTGCTGCAGGCCATCGCCAACGACGGCGCCCGCACCGTGCCGCCGCGTGAGAACGGCGGCAACCACGACATCAAGAACTTCACCCGGGGCAGCCGGATCTTCTACCCGGTGTTCGTGGAAGGCGCCATGCTCTCCGGCGGCGACCTGCACTTCTCACAGGGCGACGGCGAGATCAACTTCTGTGGCGCCATCGAGATGGGTGGGTTCATCGACATGCACGTCGACCTCATCAAGGGCGGCATGGAAACCTACGGCGTCACCACCAACCCCATCTTCATGCCGGGCCGCGTCGAGCCGCTCTACTCCGAATGGCTCACGTTCATCGGCATCTCGGTGGACCACGCCGAGAATCGCAACGCCTACATGGACGCGACGATGGCGTACCGCAACGCGTGCCTCAACGCCATCGAGTACCTGAAGAAGTGGGGCTACACCGGCGAGCAGGCCTACCTGATCCTGGGCACCTCACCGATCGAAGGCCGCATCGGCGGCGTCGTGGACATCCCGAACGCATGTTGTTCGGTGTTCCTGCCGACCGAGATCTTCGACTTCGACATCCGCCCCGGCGGCAAGGGCCCGCAGAAGGTCGATAGGGGGCAGGTCGCCGTCACGTCCTAG
- a CDS encoding alpha/beta hydrolase family protein — protein sequence MKFLFDDESFSFETLRAAGYANYGGADLGDVLVTARAIPEGDEQAWFREWKATAERVEALGRRSQAAGHTVSAREALLRASNYYRTAEFYRRENPWEDAEALETFNRSRTTFLDAMALFDFGFERVAIPYEDTTLPGYLYLVDDRPRPTVIFNGGYDSTLEESYVALAAAALARGYHVLAFDGPGQGAALREQRLTFRHDWEAVLTPVVDFALTRSEIAPDAITVFGYSMGGFLVARAAAFEDRFAAVVVDDGIYDFHSAMAKVMPPFLAEWVEQGNDDDANAVFRLMMSTGTGLRWIMQNGMWNFGLDSPAALARAFRAYTLDGIADRITAPVLVLDAENDQFFDHEPERAAAAMVNAKTTLVTLYEADGAGEHCHLGAVHRAHQVVFDWLDEIVGG from the coding sequence ATGAAGTTCCTGTTCGACGACGAATCCTTCTCGTTCGAGACTCTGCGGGCGGCCGGATACGCCAACTACGGCGGCGCTGACCTGGGCGATGTCCTGGTCACGGCCCGGGCCATCCCCGAGGGTGACGAGCAAGCCTGGTTCCGGGAGTGGAAGGCCACAGCCGAACGCGTCGAGGCGCTGGGCCGCCGGTCGCAGGCGGCCGGTCACACGGTGAGCGCACGGGAGGCGCTGCTGCGGGCTTCGAACTACTACCGCACCGCGGAGTTCTACCGTCGCGAAAACCCCTGGGAGGATGCCGAAGCCCTGGAGACGTTCAATCGATCCCGCACCACGTTCCTCGACGCGATGGCGTTGTTCGACTTCGGATTCGAGCGCGTGGCAATACCGTACGAGGACACCACCCTGCCCGGATACCTCTACCTGGTGGACGACCGCCCGCGGCCGACCGTGATCTTCAACGGCGGGTACGACTCAACCCTCGAAGAGTCCTACGTCGCGCTGGCCGCGGCCGCCCTGGCGCGCGGGTACCACGTGCTGGCTTTCGACGGCCCCGGACAGGGTGCGGCGCTGCGCGAGCAGCGGTTGACCTTCCGCCACGACTGGGAGGCGGTGCTGACACCGGTGGTGGACTTCGCGCTCACCCGATCCGAGATCGCGCCCGATGCGATCACGGTGTTCGGCTACAGCATGGGAGGTTTCCTGGTGGCACGAGCGGCCGCCTTCGAAGACCGCTTCGCCGCCGTCGTCGTCGACGACGGGATCTACGACTTCCACTCGGCCATGGCCAAGGTCATGCCGCCGTTCCTCGCCGAATGGGTCGAGCAGGGCAACGACGACGACGCGAATGCCGTTTTCAGACTGATGATGTCGACCGGCACGGGCCTTCGATGGATCATGCAGAACGGCATGTGGAACTTCGGGCTCGACTCCCCCGCCGCACTGGCGCGGGCTTTCCGCGCCTACACGTTGGACGGCATCGCCGACCGGATCACCGCCCCGGTACTCGTGCTCGACGCCGAGAACGACCAGTTCTTCGACCACGAACCCGAGCGGGCTGCCGCGGCGATGGTCAACGCGAAGACCACCCTGGTGACGCTCTACGAAGCCGACGGCGCAGGCGAACACTGCCACCTCGGCGCAGTGCACCGAGCGCATCAGGTCGTGTTCGACTGGCTCGACGAAATCGTCGGCGGGTAA
- a CDS encoding FmdB family zinc ribbon protein, whose amino-acid sequence MPTYTFRCSHCGPFDLTCAISERDAAATCPECRTPARRVFGSVGLTTFTAGHHRAFDAASASAESPTVVKSIPAGADRPRAPRRNPGLPSLPRY is encoded by the coding sequence ATGCCGACCTACACATTCCGTTGTTCCCACTGCGGTCCCTTCGATCTCACCTGCGCGATCTCCGAGCGCGATGCGGCGGCGACCTGTCCGGAGTGCCGGACGCCGGCGCGCCGGGTCTTCGGTTCGGTAGGGCTGACGACATTCACCGCGGGACATCACCGCGCATTCGACGCGGCGTCCGCGAGCGCCGAAAGTCCCACGGTGGTGAAGTCGATTCCCGCAGGCGCGGACCGCCCGCGGGCCCCGCGCCGCAATCCCGGTCTACCGAGTCTGCCGAGGTACTAG
- a CDS encoding MFS transporter yields MSLDSSRAVLSSADELHKRATRKAVLRLLPVMCVVYFMAYIDRTNVALAKTHLDTDVGISAAAFGFGAGIFFISYAFLEVPSNLVMYRVGPRRWIARIALTWGALSALMMFVQGDMSFYVMRFLLGAAEAGLYPALMYMVTLWFAQSYRATVVGFIYLAPTIALVVGGPMGGALMELDSAMGLHGWQWMFLIEGLVTMLVGVLVWFKLPQSPTEAKWLTPDEARILSERAAGAHHETVTHLRGNLGKAFGRPFVIVVALIYFFNQITNVGIVFNIPAIVEDLDISGSFVIGLLSGSAGIGATIGVLVVPRLFAWYQREAAAVGILAAATLVTSVLFMLSTSAFARIILIAISMIFVFGTLPLFWSIAMARMSGLVAAASLAFINTIGLIGGFVGPYLFGLAETATHNPSAGFYIVIVSSVIGVALAPVLAHAIRREDSTA; encoded by the coding sequence ATGAGCCTGGACAGCTCACGCGCCGTGCTCTCGTCAGCCGACGAACTGCACAAGCGCGCCACCCGCAAGGCCGTGCTGCGACTGCTGCCGGTGATGTGCGTGGTCTACTTCATGGCCTACATCGACCGCACCAACGTCGCGCTCGCCAAGACCCATCTGGACACCGACGTGGGCATCAGTGCGGCCGCGTTCGGGTTCGGCGCGGGCATCTTCTTCATCAGCTATGCGTTCCTCGAGGTCCCCAGCAACCTGGTGATGTACCGCGTGGGGCCGCGACGCTGGATCGCCCGTATCGCCCTGACGTGGGGCGCACTGTCTGCGCTGATGATGTTCGTGCAGGGCGACATGTCGTTCTACGTCATGCGGTTCCTGCTGGGCGCGGCCGAAGCGGGCCTGTACCCCGCACTGATGTACATGGTCACGTTGTGGTTCGCCCAGAGTTACCGCGCCACCGTCGTCGGCTTCATCTACCTCGCGCCGACCATCGCCCTGGTGGTCGGTGGGCCGATGGGTGGGGCCCTGATGGAACTCGACAGCGCCATGGGACTGCACGGCTGGCAGTGGATGTTCCTCATCGAGGGGCTCGTCACCATGCTCGTCGGCGTCCTGGTGTGGTTCAAACTGCCCCAATCCCCCACTGAGGCAAAGTGGTTGACGCCTGACGAGGCACGCATCCTGTCCGAGCGTGCGGCCGGCGCCCACCACGAGACCGTGACACATCTGCGCGGCAACCTCGGCAAGGCCTTCGGCAGACCCTTCGTCATCGTGGTGGCGCTGATCTACTTCTTCAACCAGATCACCAACGTCGGCATCGTGTTCAACATTCCGGCCATCGTCGAAGACCTCGACATCAGTGGATCTTTCGTCATCGGCCTGCTCTCCGGCAGCGCGGGCATCGGCGCGACCATCGGCGTGCTGGTGGTCCCCCGCCTGTTCGCGTGGTATCAGCGCGAGGCCGCCGCGGTCGGCATCCTCGCGGCCGCAACGCTTGTCACGTCGGTGCTGTTCATGTTGTCCACCAGCGCGTTCGCCCGCATCATCCTCATCGCGATCTCGATGATCTTCGTGTTCGGCACCCTGCCGCTGTTCTGGTCGATCGCGATGGCGCGGATGTCCGGGCTCGTGGCGGCCGCGAGCCTGGCGTTCATCAACACGATCGGGCTGATCGGCGGGTTCGTCGGGCCGTACCTGTTCGGTCTCGCCGAAACCGCGACGCACAACCCGTCGGCCGGGTTCTACATCGTCATCGTCTCCTCGGTGATCGGCGTCGCGCTGGCGCCGGTGCTCGCGCACGCGATCCGCCGCGAAGATTCGACCGCCTGA
- a CDS encoding substrate-binding domain-containing protein produces the protein MQDGEVEFRVGLVIPLQGPAGIFAPSCEAVAELAAKEVNDRGGLQGRKVTIEVLDGGAPGDDVARTVADRLRGHGLDAVTGWHISAVRNRISPVVRDRIPYVYTSLYEGGERTPGVFCTGETPQIQIAPALAWLRDHFGIRSWCLVGDDYIWPRRSAAAARAYCRDLDLELRREIYVPYGTDDFRAPVRKAIASGAQAVLMLLVGQDAVLFNREFARAGGHDRMARFSPLMEENMLLASGAGSTENLYVAAAYFSSLATAGAMDLMGSYVARYGADAPPLNAMAESCYEGLLALEAIFQRAHSPEIPDLMASAHDVGFDGPRGPMCMRDSQFDQQVYIASADGYDFDILDTLTTLDA, from the coding sequence GTGCAGGACGGCGAGGTTGAGTTCCGCGTCGGGCTGGTGATTCCGCTTCAAGGGCCAGCGGGAATCTTCGCGCCTTCGTGCGAGGCCGTGGCCGAGCTCGCGGCCAAGGAGGTCAACGACCGAGGCGGCCTGCAGGGCCGCAAGGTCACCATCGAGGTGCTCGACGGCGGAGCGCCCGGCGACGACGTCGCCCGGACCGTCGCCGACCGGTTGCGAGGTCACGGTCTCGACGCCGTGACCGGCTGGCACATCTCGGCCGTGCGCAACCGCATCTCCCCGGTGGTCCGCGACCGCATCCCGTACGTCTACACCTCGTTGTACGAGGGCGGTGAACGCACACCGGGCGTGTTCTGCACAGGCGAGACACCGCAGATCCAGATCGCGCCCGCGCTCGCCTGGCTGCGCGACCACTTCGGCATCCGGTCCTGGTGCCTGGTCGGCGATGACTACATCTGGCCGCGCCGTTCCGCCGCGGCCGCCCGCGCGTACTGCCGAGATCTGGACCTCGAGCTCAGACGGGAGATCTACGTCCCGTACGGCACCGACGATTTCCGCGCACCTGTCCGCAAGGCCATCGCGTCGGGGGCGCAGGCCGTGTTGATGCTGCTCGTCGGCCAGGACGCCGTGTTGTTCAACCGCGAGTTCGCGCGCGCCGGCGGGCACGACCGCATGGCGCGGTTCAGCCCGCTGATGGAGGAGAACATGCTGCTGGCCAGCGGCGCCGGCTCCACCGAAAACCTCTATGTCGCCGCGGCGTACTTCAGTTCACTGGCCACCGCGGGTGCCATGGACCTGATGGGCAGCTACGTCGCCCGCTACGGCGCCGACGCGCCACCGCTCAACGCGATGGCCGAATCCTGTTACGAGGGTCTGCTTGCGCTCGAGGCCATCTTCCAGCGGGCCCACTCCCCCGAGATACCGGACCTGATGGCATCCGCGCACGATGTCGGGTTCGACGGGCCCCGGGGCCCGATGTGTATGCGCGACAGTCAATTCGACCAGCAGGTCTACATCGCCAGCGCCGACGGCTACGACTTCGACATCCTCGACACGCTGACGACGCTCGACGCTTGA
- a CDS encoding TetR/AcrR family transcriptional regulator yields MAEKSAPRRTSGGPVLLDDVTTAIEKAFFEELAAVGYGRLSVDAVARRAGVGKAAIYRRWRSKQALAADLVAKVAVTAIDVPDTGSLRGDIREYLRNGREALTHRLARKIIPDLIAEAVRDPEYGALLTDLIREPRRGRGSHIFERAIERGEIAPDADIDVALDVLAGALYWRQSILQTTADDDYLDRLTEVVLMAVGMGK; encoded by the coding sequence GTGGCCGAGAAATCCGCACCGCGACGCACCTCCGGCGGTCCGGTGCTGCTCGACGACGTCACCACCGCCATCGAGAAGGCGTTCTTCGAAGAACTGGCCGCCGTGGGTTACGGCCGGCTGTCGGTCGACGCGGTGGCCCGGCGTGCCGGCGTGGGCAAGGCCGCGATCTACCGCCGTTGGCGGTCGAAACAGGCGCTGGCCGCCGATCTGGTCGCCAAGGTCGCCGTCACCGCGATCGACGTGCCCGACACCGGGTCGCTGCGCGGCGACATCCGCGAATACCTCCGCAACGGCAGGGAGGCGCTTACACACCGCCTGGCGCGCAAGATCATTCCCGATTTGATCGCAGAAGCGGTCCGGGATCCCGAGTACGGCGCCCTGCTGACGGATCTGATCCGGGAACCACGGCGTGGCAGGGGATCTCACATCTTCGAGCGTGCCATCGAACGCGGCGAGATCGCTCCCGACGCCGATATCGACGTCGCGCTCGACGTCCTGGCCGGCGCGCTTTACTGGCGGCAGTCGATCCTCCAGACGACGGCCGACGACGACTATCTCGACCGCCTCACCGAAGTCGTACTCATGGCGGTGGGGATGGGGAAGTGA
- a CDS encoding AmiS/UreI family transporter, translated as MGGVGLFYVGAVLIIDGLMLLGRISPRGATPLNFFVGGLQVVTPTVLILQSGGDAAVIFAASGLYLFGFTYLWVAINNVTDWDGEGLGWFSLFVAIAALGYSWHAFTAEADPAFGVIWLLWAVLWFMLFLLLGLGHDALGPAVGFVAVAEGVITAAVPAFLIVSGNWETGPLPAAVIAVIGFAAVVLAYPIGRRLAAPSVTNPPPAALAATTR; from the coding sequence ATGGGTGGCGTCGGGCTCTTCTACGTGGGTGCGGTGCTCATCATCGACGGGCTGATGCTGCTGGGCCGCATCAGCCCACGAGGCGCAACACCGCTGAACTTCTTCGTCGGCGGACTGCAGGTGGTGACGCCTACGGTGCTGATCCTGCAGTCCGGCGGAGACGCGGCCGTGATCTTCGCGGCCTCCGGGCTCTACCTGTTCGGCTTCACCTACCTGTGGGTGGCCATCAACAACGTGACCGACTGGGACGGAGAAGGTCTCGGATGGTTCTCGCTGTTCGTCGCGATCGCCGCACTCGGCTACTCGTGGCACGCGTTCACCGCCGAGGCCGACCCGGCGTTCGGGGTGATCTGGCTGCTGTGGGCAGTGCTGTGGTTCATGCTGTTCCTGCTGCTCGGCCTGGGGCACGACGCACTGGGGCCCGCCGTCGGGTTCGTCGCGGTGGCCGAAGGCGTGATCACCGCCGCCGTGCCGGCCTTCCTGATCGTGTCGGGCAACTGGGAAACCGGCCCGCTCCCCGCCGCGGTCATCGCCGTGATCGGTTTTGCCGCAGTTGTTCTCGCATACCCCATCGGGCGCCGTCTCGCAGCGCCGTCAGTCACCAACCCTCCACCGGCCGCGCTCGCGGCCACCACCCGATAA